A window of Macrotis lagotis isolate mMagLag1 chromosome 1, bilby.v1.9.chrom.fasta, whole genome shotgun sequence genomic DNA:
ATCCTCAGCACAGTTCGAAGGATAAATGTATAGGAAATAAAGATGAGGATGAGGTCAGAACCAACTATGGTCCAACTAGTCACCAACTGGTAAAGTCGGGTGACAATAAAGTTGTCACAGGAGAGTTGGGACACAGATAAGTTGGCACAGATGCAGTTCTCAATTATGTTTTTTCCACAGTAATGAAGCCTGGATGAAAGAATTGGAATGGGTGCACAAAATAGAGCATTTCTGGCCACAATGAATACACTAGCCTTGATCACAAATTGATCGGTGATGATGGAAGGGTAGTGGAAGGGGTGACAGATGGCCACATAATGATCATATTCCATGATCATAAAGGTGAAAGACTCCATGGAAAGGAAACTGTTCATGATGAACATCTGGAGGAAACAGGCAGAGAAACTAATGGCCTTGAGATCAAACCAGAAGATAGCTAGGACCTTGGGGATGACAGTGAGGCAGAGCACAATATCCAGCAGGGACAGAAGACTGAGAAGGTAGTACATGGGCTCGTGCAGAGAGGCCTCCACCCGGATGGTGAGTAGGAGGGTGGCATTGGCAGACATGGCCAGAATGAAGAGTAGGCTCAGGGGCAGGGAGAGCCAGTGCTGCCAACTCTGGTAGCCAGGAAAGCAGATAAGAAGGAACTCAGAGAGAGTAATAGGTAAGCTGTTGTTGGCAGGTGACATGAGATCAATCAGGGTTTACCTGAAAACCAGCAAATGTAGAAGTAGGAATCAATTCATCAGAAGGAATCTTCAGGCTAGGTCAGAATCTCTCCTCAGCAAAACTCACACCATATCTCATTCTTTGTAAACACAGCTGCCCCCACAACAGAGtacatacacaaataaaatagaaataccgATCTTTCTATCATTACTTCCTTTCTCAGAATCTCTATATTTCCTTctgtgaaacaaaaaaaaaaattgaattagatgacttataTGACCCCTTCTAGAGTACACACTTTCTACTTATAAAGACCCTATAGCCTCTGGGCTTGTGAAGAGTAGATTTGAGGAATAATATTCCATTAGACAGAGTGTCAAACAGAATCACAAACAGGTTCAAATCCCTGCCTCCATTCTTCtatgtcatcctgggcaagtctgagGCTCCATtgccttctttgaaaaatgagaataatatgcAATATACAGAGTTGTAAAGAGAATCAGAGGAGATAATGTATTTAAGAATATATGTTGCAAACTTTTGCACACACTCTagatgtgttattattattattattataggagTTGCAATAATTTTGCCAcatattgatataataaatatttcttagaagGAGTCAGATGGAAGGAAAATAACCAATGTTGAGATATGTTATTtcataaatttcaatttttaatcaGGGTCATCAAAGTATTATGAGTTTAAGGTGAGTAGTCTGAGAAAAACCACTTAATGTTTCATTAGGTAAGGTTATTAGTCtctaatcaattttttaaatacatcTATCAGTAAGAAAGTTTTAATTGTGAACTCCCAGTAAGtgtattttattcctttattttattcatcctGTGAGGatataattataaatgaataaatgtattttattcataGATTATTTTTTCTGTACTAAGGATGTACTTTCTGTACttctaattatatatgtatatatatattaagactTTTGCatagaaattgtaaaaatctgagataaagtttaaataatatttgatcctagaatcaATAGGGAACTACTGGCATTTACTAGAGTCAGATCAAGAGACCAGTGCTTGTGAGATGATTAGAACCTGAGGTGAAAGATGATTAGAACCTGAACCACAGTGGTTGTGCAATTAGAGGGAAGGATTAAAGTGATACAGGATAAATATTGTGGCCGTAAACATGAAAATACTGGACAAGTGATATTATAGTTGGAGTGAAAGAGAGACTATATCAAGGTTGTGAAACTAGTAACTGACAGATTAGTGCTGTCTTCgctagaaaagagaaataaaggagaagggtaatttgagaagaaagagaatataatGACATCTGCTACTCAGATCACAACTCACTCAGGCTTTTTTTCATTCTGAATATGACAATATGTATGCTGTACCTTCCCTATTTTGAAAACCTATCCTAATCTGCTAAAATTGTGAGTTCTCTCTTCCTTACTCGATGTTCATTTCCCTCTTGGTCCTGTTTTCATATCAGTAACTTGTAACAATTCCTACCCATCTCCTCtcattctcctcccttcccttcttcataattaatttttctcaatttcctgattctctctgtctccctctgtctctctctctctctgtctctctctgtctttctctctctccctctgtctatttctctgtctctgtctctgtctctctctgtctctgtctctctctctcagacacacacacacaaatacacacacacacaaatacacacacacacacagacatgcacacatatacatacacacccaCAACTCTAACTCTCAATGTTCTTAAAAGTTCCAGAATTTAGTGGCTTGCTGACTTAAGAAAAAGGTGGAAGATGACTCTACTTCTTTGTTAAGATATAGTCAGATCAGTTATAGAACAGATCATGGGGAGCAATGGACAGCGTAAAGGAATTATATGATCATCTCCCTTGAAAAGGATATCAAGGGGAGAAACTAGGAACCCAGGAAGAATAAGTGACTGAGTCTTTCTTCATTCCCCACTATTCTGGTCACCATGTCTTCCCAAGATTTCAGTATCCCTGTACATCCATTTAAAGAGTGGTGAATTTGACCTTTCCTCTTTCACTCAGTcacaggaaagaaagaatagcAGCCATTAGCAGAAGCACCTCAATCAGAGTCATTTACTCATCAAAAAGAAGAACTTACTTCTGCACCTTGCAAAGCCCATTTTTCAAAACCAACCCTGATTTCGGTCTGTTGTGTATCCTAATCCTAGATCCAAACCTGGACACTGACTCTTTCAGTACTGTATGCTTGGACCTTaactcctccctttcctcctcccaaaACTCACAGTGTTCAGTTGAAATCCTCCTGTGCAAACAGTAGCAATAATATGGTAGGTTTTTATAGGTTCCAGACCCTCCTTTGAGATAAGCAAGAAAAATGTTTGAGTTGCTGGAGAATGATCCCATGAGGCTTCACTCTCCTATCTTGTTTCTGAAAATACTTGAATTTGGCCAAATCTTGCCCAGGAGGAACAAAAGCCAATAGCCTTAAAATTTGACTCTTTCACTCTCTTActctactcccttctttccttttctttaacaGTGATGGCATGAAGGAAGAAGGTCAAGGTAAAATTCTcccaaaaaaaatagtaattgccTTATTATAGTGCAGTCTCATTGTATTAATAGAAGCATttcctaaacacacacacacacacacacacacacacacacacacacacacacatacacacatacacacaaacttaTACCTTAAACTCAGAACACCTCTCTAGATTGTAAAGAAAGATCAATATTTCTTTGAAGAATCTACAGACACATTTATTCAACTAACTTTGAATCCTTGATCCCATTTATCACAATACACTATTTTGGTCCATGCAGTTCTATGATTCATATAGCATTTCTCTAATGTTCCATTAATTCACATTCTCGATCCATTATATACTAGCTCAGTGACACCTTCTAAAAGAAATCTACCCATATTAAAAAAGACCAAGTTCATTAAAATAAACCATTTTGGAATTATTTCTGTTGATTATATAGATATGCCTCCTAAGTCAAGAAGCAatgtaatgaaatagaaaaacaatggCTCTAAACTCAGAATGGAAGAGAACTAAATTGATTTgattcaaaaaagatttataaagcaaTGTTCCAGAATCTCTGCTAGATATTTAAGGTTTCTTCTAACTATGAATCTGTGATTCAAATTGTCACTCAAACCAAAAGACCTTCAATGATGGTTTTCCCAGAGGATCTGACAGGCATAGCTTACTTTCATACTAAGAGTTTTTTAAGTCCAGAGATGGTTTGATCCAGTGGAAAAGAGCAATAAGCTCAGtcaaaagatctggatttgaattttacatttccaCCTATTGACTGTGGATATAATCACTTTCGAAtcactacctcagtttcctcttctgtaaaataaggggaaggtacaactaaatgatctctaatgacctttttttaaaaatatttttaatttttttcaattacatgcaaagatagttttcaacattaatccttttgcaaacttttgagtacCACAATTTTctactctcctcccttccctcccccccccccccaccatggcagtaaacaatctgatacagtttgtacatgtacaatgttgtttaatatatttctatattagtcatgttgtgaaagaaaaattataacttGGAGGAGAATcatgagaaagaacaaaatataaaagaaattttaaaaagtgaacatagtatgctttgctctgcattcagattccatagtactttctctagatgtggacgGTGTTTTCCATAATAGGttctcaggattatccttgatcactgaactgctgagaggagctgcattcatccaagttgatcatcttgcaatattgctattaatgtgtagTGTTCtccttggttctgttcacttcagtcaagtctttccaggcttttctgaagtcagaccATTAACTCCTCTGCAATATGTATAAAATtgttattaagcactttctatgtgaaagcactgtgctaagtactaggtACACAAAGAGAGTAAATCAATCCCTCTTCTCAAGAAACTCATTATTCTAGGGGAGACAACACAAACTACAAGTGAGATAGAAATTTTTCATGGTCATTAGGGTGCAGTAGCAACATAGATATTAATTATTCTTCTTTAGAATCAGATCAATACATTTCAATTTCGCAAATATCATTTCCATTAGTAAAAAACCATATCAATTTCAGATGAACCATTTGACAGGGCCAAGTACTTTAGACATAACACTGCCAGGGGCTGGCAGGGGAGGGGCTGTATACTATAGCTTTGACTAGAGTACTAACAGGGAAAATAAGTCCATAGATGTTATTTCAAAAGATTTCTGGGGGCATGGGACTGGAAGCATTGCTATTGCCAAAGCCCTTGCATTCAGGTCCCTGGGATGTCCCCATCAGGTATCCAAGGGTATATGGAAGTCAAGGTGGTTGTGGTGGGATTGGGGGAGTTAGAGGATATTCAGATTTTAGTCAAAGTGGTAGAGGTGATTTGACTTGCTTGTTATATACTCTCCTGTCTCTACCCTTGAGTGCCCTGTTGCTTCATCTAGACTGACTTGTCTGTCCTGCGTGTTGCAGCTGGTTGGATTGCATTTTCTCCATGGCAACTGTTTTCCCAATTATGTTGAGGACTAGGATGGAAACagggaaaaatacatatataaccatatatcccacactttctcttccagggctagctgagtctagtggccagatatgaatcaggatgattggagatggccctgaaggcaatcagaattaattgacttgctcaagatcacacagctagtaagtggcaagtgtctgagactgaatgcaaactcctgtcctcctgactccaaggccagtgctctatcaactgcactcTAGTTgcctttatacatacatatacataatacatatatgtgtgcacatacacatgcatatacatgtgtcAGTGTGCTCCTACAGGCATGTGTGttgcatgcatgtgtgtacatatatgtatggtGTTTGTTTATATTCTGTGTGTTTATATggatgtgtatgcatgtgtgtgtatgtctgtgtgcaAAAATCTGTATGAGATAGATGCATGACTCATAgatatttgtatatctatatatttagatatagatatagatatatagatatatattcctGATATGTtcacccagtttttttttttccccaagtactCCAATGACAGGGAATTCACTAACAGATCTAATTATTAGGGCTCCCCACTACAGTATTGAAAGaaaatctccctctctctctctctcacttccaTTCATTAGTTCAAATTATGTTAGCTATTAGTAGGCAGAATATATCTTACTTATCTTCCATGTGATCACCTTTTCTATATTTGGAGTTAGTTAGCATGTTCCACCTTCAAATTTTATCTTTACCAGAATAAATATCATGagttccttcaaatgatcctTGTATGGTATGATTTCAAGTCCTGTTAACATACCGATCACTATTTTCTAGCTTCACCTCAGATCCTTCCCAAAATATGGAGTCCTGTAGCATAGTAAAGAGAAATTTTCTGAAAAGACAGGTTGAACAAAGTTTCTCTCTTCATTCTGTATGTGTAGAATAACTTCTGCCTGAACCCCAGCTTCAGAATTCTCTTATTTGTtcataagcactatataaatacaaacTTGCATAACAACTGTGGTATTgtatgttgttgttgagtcatttctatTGTAACCCCTGAAACATTTGGGTTATCACTTAGCTACACACAATGATATAAGATATAACTGATCATCTAATTCTTTGACCAAAAATTCAAGTTCATGCAAAGTATAGCTCTTTAGTATAATTTGATGGGGCATTCACCTGTAACCAACACATGAGAATGCAAACCTACCTCCAGCTGACCTGCTCTGAAAGAATGCTATCAAAGCTTTCTGCAGTAgctaaaagaattggaaactctATAGTTTTATCTTTTCTGTAGTGCAAATAAAATTCTGTTTGCTACTATATTGTGGCTCTCCTTGACTTGATTTCTGATCTTAAGTTATCTGTGGTCCAACACTTGGTATCAGAAATAGACTTATAGAGACCTCATAGGTCCAGATGATGCTATTgctcaaagtaaaaataaaggggagagaaagaaagaatcatATCTCCAAGGTTACcagaaacaagcaaacaaataataaaatcatacataaatatagatataaacatatatatattatgtatatgtatactattgatatatacaaacataaaatacatatatacaatttattcacatgtttatgtatgtatacaaatgtgtctatatgtaaataaatatatttgcctATTTCTGCATTTGAGAAAACAGGTTGCACAAGTTTGCTGCATAGCACCAAATACAGACAAAAATCCCAAACCAATGTGATGTGGTAATTCAGGATTTGGGCCTAGAATATAGAAGTCTTGTGAAATGTAGGGTAGTTGGTGTATGCTAATAAATAGCATGTTCTGGACTCCTCTCTTTGAAACTGTTCCAGCAGAGGCTGCAAGGAGCCAACTACAGGAGGCTGATAAAGTTCTGAGTAATCAGCAGAATTTCAAGTGACCATAGAAATGTCCAATTCAAGATCTAAGCCTGcggaggaggagggagaatatgGCCACCAAAAGACGAAACTGCCCAATTCTTCTTTATAAAGGCTTTACGCCTTTCTCAAAGGGAGACAAGCTCAAGCTTCTTATGAATGAAGTTCTCAGCATtagcttattattttatttgctctTCCGGGTACAGTCAGTGATGGCAGAAGTGTCTGCCTTCAATGCATGTTTCCCTGGGAATATCTGCTCTCCTCCTAGGCTTCTCAGATGATATCGAAACACTCATTCCATGAAAATAGGCCAGGAGTCGGGGCGCTGCGGGCCCCGCGCCCGGCTGGCTTCGGGGATCGGGGAGCGGAGGAGACGCTGGGCAGGAGCTGGAGCCCGAGCCGCGGCGCCGCCTCTGCCAGCACCATCCCTGGCACGGGCGATCCCCGGCCTCCGGGAGCCAGAGAAGGTGCCCTGGTCAGCGGCGAGCCAGGCCATCTGCAGCGGGTCCGGGCAGCCGCCTTCCCCCCGGCCCTGGCCAGCTTCCCGTGGTTCTCGTCCTGTCTCTCCACCAAAACGGTTACATCAAGCCCCAAGTGGGACAACACAAAGGTGGGCAGGGACCTGGCCTGTGGCAGGCTGAGCCAAGGAGTCCCGAGCCCCTCCCTGCCTGCCCCTTCTTTGTGCGGATTTTGAGGATGCCCTTGCCCTTTCTGGGAACTATAGAAGGCAAGAAGCATTTATTCAGCCACTCCTGTGGGCCAGGCTCTAGGCTGAACCCtttacaattattacctcatttgatcctcacagcaccACTGGCTGGTGagtgctattattttcttcattctatagaggaggaaactgaggcagaagttaaCTAAcaaacccaaggtcacacaactagtgtctgaggctggatttaaacgcATCTTCCTAACTCTGGGTCTTTTGAACCTCAGTCTTGCCATCAGTGAAATGGGATGATCTCTAGGGTCCTCACTGGAACAACGATAATAGCAAGGCTCTttgtttggagtcaggagaatgggaatttgaattcagcctcagacacttgacatttattagctgtatgtgaccatgggcaagtgatttaaccctgatttccacacatctagggccatctccagtcatcctgattcaaatctgaccaatGGACCCAAATAGCTCTGAGGAGAAAGtaagcctggtgacttagcacagcacccctcactcatggtcttcttcaagaatgaaggaaaacatcacagttatttcatttgatcctcacaacaaccctgactGGTGGATGCtgatattatattcattttacagatgaggaaactgaggcaggggttACCTCacaagcccagggtcacacaactagcaaatcTCCGAAGCTAGATTTAAACtgtttcctaactccaagtccagctcTCTGGTCACTTACTGCCTCTTGGGACTCAGTCTTCCCATCACTGAAACTGGATGGACTCTAGAGTCCTCTCCCCTCCAACCTAGTCTCAGGTTTGTCATTTTATGGTTCTAATTCTCTGGCCAGTGCTGTGGTGGCATCATTACAGGCCTTTCCTTGTTCTCCCCCAGTGTCAAGCAACAAGTTGACACCTAAGATCCACAAGAATGGCTGGAGTTGCTACTGGAATCTGACTCCCTTTATATCCTCAGGTAGGAGGACCTCAAGGCCAAAAGATCAGAGC
This region includes:
- the LOC141490615 gene encoding olfactory receptor 56A1-like, which gives rise to MSPANNSLPITLSEFLLICFPGYQSWQHWLSLPLSLLFILAMSANATLLLTIRVEASLHEPMYYLLSLLSLLDIVLCLTVIPKVLAIFWFDLKAISFSACFLQMFIMNSFLSMESFTFMIMEYDHYVAICHPFHYPSIITDQFVIKASVFIVARNALFCAPIPILSSRLHYCGKNIIENCICANLSVSQLSCDNFIVTRLYQLVTSWTIVGSDLILIFISYTFILRTVLRIKAEGAAAKALSTCGSHFILILFFSTILLVVVLTNVARKRVPMDILILLNVLHHLIPPALNPIVYGVRTKEIKQGIQRLLKRTM